The window AATATGAAGAGGATAGAATTTTAAACTCTGTTAATATACCTATTTTAAATAATGAACAAAGAAAAATAGTTGGAACGTTATATAAGCAAGAAGGAAAAGAAAAAGCAATAGAAAAAGGGTTAGAATTAATAGCTGATAAATTGAAGGATATTTACATAAAATTGAAGAAATTATCAAGTGAGTATGATAATCTGATCGTATATTGTGCAAGAGGAGGAATGAGAAGTTCTCTTTTGGTCAACTTTTATTCTGGCTTGGGAATTAATATGCATAAGCTAGATGGGGGATATAAAAAATATAGAAATTATGTCATAGATTTTTTAGAACACGCTGATGAAGATTATGAATTTATAGTACTTCATGGTTTAACAGGAGTGGGAAAAACAGATGCCCTTAAATATTTAACTAGTAAAAATATAAGTAGTTTGGATTTAGAAGGGCTTGCTCAAAATTGTGGTTCTGTATTTGGATATCTGGGATTTGAAAAAGAACCACCTAGTCAAAAAATGTTTGAAACACTGTTGTTTGATTACATAATAAATTCGAATTCTAAGTACATATTTACAGAGAGTGAAAGTAGAAGAATTGGATATGTGATGTTGCCAGAAAATATATACAATATGACTATAGAAAAGGGATATCATATACTTATTGAAGATACTACAAAAAATAGAATACAAAGATTAGTAAATCAATATGTTAATCTAAGTTCTAAAGATGATGAAAAAATTTC is drawn from Tepidibacter hydrothermalis and contains these coding sequences:
- the mnmH gene encoding tRNA 2-selenouridine(34) synthase MnmH — its product is MSNIIEIENALGLENSIFIDVRSESEYEEDRILNSVNIPILNNEQRKIVGTLYKQEGKEKAIEKGLELIADKLKDIYIKLKKLSSEYDNLIVYCARGGMRSSLLVNFYSGLGINMHKLDGGYKKYRNYVIDFLEHADEDYEFIVLHGLTGVGKTDALKYLTSKNISSLDLEGLAQNCGSVFGYLGFEKEPPSQKMFETLLFDYIINSNSKYIFTESESRRIGYVMLPENIYNMTIEKGYHILIEDTTKNRIQRLVNQYVNLSSKDDEKISESIEKLRKRLGNKKTDYLNENLHLKQYDKIAEELIINYYDPLYKYSIDKFEYDNIISVDEFEKAMDNLINIHRQLHEGSLNKWVLK